Genomic window (Thermodesulfobacteriota bacterium):
AAACATCAATTTTGTGAGAAATATGCTCACAAATAAGACCATGGATGTAGGGGGTTTTGCGGCTCGGCGGATAAAGCCTCGGGATTGTCTATCGCAGCGCTGAAGTTGTTGCCATAAAAAGAAAAAGAGGGAGCACCCGTTACCGGAATGCGCCCTCTTTTCTTAAAGGAGGATGGAGGATAGATTTAAGTGCGTTACTTAACTTTCATTATTAATATAAAGGATGGCTCTTAATTTGTCAAGCGGAATTTTCACTGCGAATTTTATCCTTTGTTAACGGAGATTATTGCCGCGGATAAGCGCTGACCGGCGCTGCAAGACGATCGCACGCATAGCCCGAGACGGGGTCATATCTCGCCTATCGTGCCGTACTCGCCCGACTGTCGTATGAGCTTTCCTACGAGCCCCGTCCAGCCCGTCTGGTGGCTCGCTCCTATGCCGGCTCCGTTGTCCCCGTGGAAGTACTCGTAGAAGTTGATGTAGCAGCTCCAGTAGGGGTCCGTCTGGAATTTCTCGGTCCCGCCGTAAACCGGTCTCCTGCCCGACGCGTCTTTCTTGAATATCCTGACGAGCCTGTGCGATAACTCCTTAGCTACTTCCCAGAGGTTCATATACTGGCCCGAACCCGTAGGGCATTCCACCCTGTAGCTGTCCCCGAGATAATAGTGGAATTTCTGGAGAGACTCTATCAAGAGGAAATTCACGGGGAACCAGACGGGGCCCCGCCAGTTGGAGTTCCCTCCGAAAAGACCGCTCGTCGATTCCGCCGGCTCGTACTCGACCGTATAGTCATACCCGGCCACGTGGAACTCGTACGGGTGGTCCCTGTGGAATTTCGAGATCGAGCGTATACCGTACGGGCTCAGGAACTCGTTCTCGTCGAGCATCTTCTTAAGCACCTGTCTCAGCTTGTCCTGGTCGACTATGGAGAGGAGCCTCCTCTCGCCCACCCCCTTTTCCTCCATCGAAGCCACGTTCTCGCCGAGGTCGGGTCTGTTCTCTATGAACCATTCCATCCTCTGCCTGAACCCTTCCAGCTTCACGAGCACTTCGGGCTCGATGGTCTCAATGGCATAGAGAGGGATGAGCCCCACCATCGAGCGCACCTTCATGGGCAGGTGGTTCCCGTTAGGCAGGTGGAGCACGTCGTAGTAGAACTCGTCTTCGTCGTCCCAGAGCCCGTCGTGCCCCCGCTCCGGGAGGTTTATCGCGCGGGCGATGTAGAGGAAGTGCTCGAAGAACTTGCTCGCTATGTCCTCGTAGCTCGCGTTGTGCTTAGCTAACTCTATGGCTATCGCGAGCATGTTGAGACAGTACATGCCCATCCAGCTCGTGCCATCCGCCTGCTCAAGTATGACTCCCGAAGGGAGCTTCGCGTTCCTGTCGAAAACTCCTATGTTGTCTAACCCGAGAAACCCGCCCTCGAACACGTTCTTCCCTTCGGCGTCCTTCCTGTTCACCCACCACGTGAAGTTGAGCAGCAGCTTCTGGAAGACCCTTTCCAGGAAATGGATGTCCTTCCTGCCGTACATCTTGTGCTCGATATTGTAGACCCTCCATGCTGCCCAGGCGTGTACGGGGGGGTTAACGTCGCTGAATGCCCATTCATAGGCCGGTATCTGGCCGTTCGGGTGCATGTACCATTCCCTCGTGAGCAGCATGAGCTGGCGCTTCGCGAAATCGGGGTCGAGGAGGGAAAAGTTCACAGTGTGGAAGGCGAGGTCCCAGGCGGCGAACCAGGGGTATTCCCACTTGTCGGGCACCGAGAGTATGTCTTCGTTGTAGACGTGTATCCAGGTGTGGTTCCTCCCTTGTTTCCTCGACTCGGGAGGAGGGGGGTCGAGCGGGTCGCCGTCGAGCCATTCCTCGACGATATAGTAATAGAACTGCTTCGTCCACAGCATCCCTGCGAAGGCCTGGCGCTGTATTGCGGCTAGGTCTTCGGGAATCGTGTACGGGCACACCCGCTTGTAAAACTCGTCCGCTTCTTTTTTGCGCTTGTCAAAGACCGAGTCGTATATCTTTCCGAAGGGGTCTATCAGGTTTATCGTATCCGAGAGCCTGAGCCTCACCGTCTGGGATTTGCCCGGCTGTATGGTGAGCGTATAGTGGGCGGACATCTTCGTCCCCGTGCACTTGCTGTTGACGGCGCTCTCCCTGCCGCCGACTATGCAGTCGTTGATCCCGTCCTTGACGTACGGGGTGCCGTTCGGCGACCCGT
Coding sequences:
- a CDS encoding glucosidase, whose protein sequence is MNTGIKLTAEEKRLREDRERKTYWKKWGPYLSERQWGTVREDYSPGGTAWEYLPHDHARSRAYRWGEDGIAGISDNHARLCFSVALWNGHDPILKERLFGLTGDEGNHGEDVKEYYYYLDNTPSHAYMKCLYKYPQKAYPYDDLVEVNKKRSRHESEYELIDTGVFDEDRYFDVFVEYAKKTPDDILVLVTVANRGPAEAVLHLLPTLWFRNTWSWKGGDKPSLRYAESEEKLKVIEASHPTLGNMWLYCDNPGGLLFTDNETNFERIYGSPNGTPYVKDGINDCIVGGRESAVNSKCTGTKMSAHYTLTIQPGKSQTVRLRLSDTINLIDPFGKIYDSVFDKRKKEADEFYKRVCPYTIPEDLAAIQRQAFAGMLWTKQFYYYIVEEWLDGDPLDPPPPESRKQGRNHTWIHVYNEDILSVPDKWEYPWFAAWDLAFHTVNFSLLDPDFAKRQLMLLTREWYMHPNGQIPAYEWAFSDVNPPVHAWAAWRVYNIEHKMYGRKDIHFLERVFQKLLLNFTWWVNRKDAEGKNVFEGGFLGLDNIGVFDRNAKLPSGVILEQADGTSWMGMYCLNMLAIAIELAKHNASYEDIASKFFEHFLYIARAINLPERGHDGLWDDEDEFYYDVLHLPNGNHLPMKVRSMVGLIPLYAIETIEPEVLVKLEGFRQRMEWFIENRPDLGENVASMEEKGVGERRLLSIVDQDKLRQVLKKMLDENEFLSPYGIRSISKFHRDHPYEFHVAGYDYTVEYEPAESTSGLFGGNSNWRGPVWFPVNFLLIESLQKFHYYLGDSYRVECPTGSGQYMNLWEVAKELSHRLVRIFKKDASGRRPVYGGTEKFQTDPYWSCYINFYEYFHGDNGAGIGASHQTGWTGLVGKLIRQSGEYGTIGEI